In Daucus carota subsp. sativus chromosome 4, DH1 v3.0, whole genome shotgun sequence, one DNA window encodes the following:
- the LOC135152259 gene encoding uncharacterized protein LOC135152259, translating to MRRKTKAGIKMGTPTSGRKLRDEEDLVIATVDSDSGGEESGVQRSEKDLKRAKVDSSEKEKSDNNISTRKIILGKPLSGKAFFNCGVVKLFSALGFESLIVDLPKIFYPSLVREFYLNLHVNPSGQIVSFVSDTKITLSPMFLNAIIQAPPSPVSIHTKRGFKHFDDFQVKDQFKILFGVESSTETFPSTTQILPLAHAVFKVSIENLCPRLGTRSNLSAQDVIVVSMIMAGKPFDVGDLILNNMLGVLEGKSSAGLPYGLLLTRIFEWFGVSFDGVESVAAKEFLDVKCLSQSNLKVEKDGSLSEIMEFMDELRDNHKQLVEGQKLLSEQMDDLANQFQFWKDIVFGGKTGNTPEKVSSVSFVHELQKRMYGSGGSSDMKFTFTSTDDATDSPRPRTAMDALKEAAGTDSAYADAGNLMMEENRVAAELTKKFAQETPDKDDEET from the exons ATGAGGAGAAAGACTAAAGCTGGCATCAAGATGGGTACTCCTACTTCAGGACGCAAGTTAAGAGATGAAGAGGATTTAGTCATCGCTACTGTGGATTCCGATAGTGGTGGTGAAGAGTCGGGTGTTCAGCGCTCCGAAAAGGATCTGAAGAGAGCAAAGGTTGATTCTAGTGAAAAAGAAAAGTCGGATAACAACATATCTACTCGCAAGATTATTCTTGGGAAGCCTCTCTCTGGTAAGGCATTCTTCAATTGCGGGGTTGTTAAGCTATTTTCTGCTTTAGGGTTCGAATCGTTGATTGTTGATTTACCAAAAATTTTCTATCCATCGCTTGTGCGTGAGTTTTATTTAAACTTGCATGTGAATCCATCTGGTCAAATTGTTTCGTTTGTTTCTGATACGAAAATTACTCTGTCGCCCATGTTCTTGAATGCTATTATTCAAGCTCCTCCTTCCCCTGTTTCGATTCACACTAAACGCGGGTTTAAACACTTTGATGATTTTCAAGTTAAAGAccagtttaaaattttgtttgggGTTGAGAGTTCTACTGAAACATTTCCCTCCACTACCCAAATACTGCCTTTAGCTCATGCTGTTTTTAAAGTGTCTATTGAAAATCTGTGTCCTCGCTTGGGTACTCGTTCAAATTTGTCTGCTCAGGATGTTATTGTGGTGTCTATGATCATGGCTGGGAAGCCATTTGATGTTGGGgatttaattttgaataatatgcTTGGGGTTCTTGAGGGGAAATCCTCTGCTGGATTGCCCTATGGATTGCTTTTAACTCGAATTTTCGAGTGGTTTGGTGTCAGTTTTGATGGAGTTGAGTCGGTTGCTGCTAAAGAGTTTTTAGATGTTAAGTGTTTGAGTCAGTCAAACTTGAAagttgaaaaagatggtagtctGTCT GAGATTATGGAATTCATGGATGAACTCCGTGATAATCACAAGCAGTTGGTTGAGGGTCAGAAGCTGTTGTCTGAGCAAATGGATGATTTGGCTAACCAATTTCAGTTCTGGAAAGATATAGTTTTTGGGGGAAAGACAGGGAATACACCAGAGAAGGTTAGCTCTGTAAGTTTTGTTCATGAGCTTCAGAAGCGGATGTATGGGTCTGGTGGATCCTCTGATATGAAGTTCACTTTTACTTCTACGGATGATGCCACTGACAGCCCACGACCACGTACTGCAATGGATGCTCTTAAGGAGGCTGCAGGCACTGATTCTGCGTATGCTGATGCTGGAAATTTGATGATGGAAGAGAATCGTGTTGCTGCGGAGCTTACCAAGAAGTTTGCACAGGAGACGCCTGACAAGGATGATGAGGAGACCTAA
- the LOC108217030 gene encoding uncharacterized protein LOC108217030, translating into MVLVLVGRKPLSPFYNMYITAIEKVLNLVWRALSLCLATLSQLQQKHVHVQGFCRVCANGEESIVHALVTCPFAAQCWKTLRPDIHLDGVTDFTEWLDSATNASITLCWAIWRARNDLVWNLKTTSVYRVVAAAKQYLSQWKAAQGRLFRAPLQPSVEGDGAVTWAKPQQNTVKVSVDAAIFEDREEVGLGMVARDSTGQLSLARTNLHQGVVSPEVAEAMAIKEALSWIKQERWPHVVLESDCLVVIQAIRSKAPMRSPFGVLIEHCRQSICHMNNIELYFIK; encoded by the exons ATGGTGTTGGTTTTGGTTGGGAGGAAGCctctatctccattctataatatgtatataact GCTATAGAAAAGGTTTTAAATTTGGTTTGGCGTGCGTTATCTCTTTGTTTAGCAACATTAAGTCAGCTTCAACAAAAGCACGTTCATGTTCAAGGTTTTTGTCGGGTCTGTGCTAACGGCGAGGAATCTATAGTTCATGCACTGGTGACATGTCCATTCGCAGCGCAATGCTGGAAGACCCTCAGACCAGATATTCATTTGGATGGCGTAACAGATTTTACAGAATGGCTGGATAGTGCTACAAATGCGAGTATCACTCTTTGTTGGGCGATATGGAGAGCTCGCAATGACCTGGTGTGGAATCTAAAAACTACTTCGGTCTATAGAGTAGTTGCAGCGGCAAAGCAGTACCTTTCACAATGGAAAGCAGCTCAAGGAAGATTGTTTCGTGCTCCTCTCCAACCTTCAGTTGAGGGAGATGGAGCTGTTACTTGGGCGAAACCTCAGCAGAACACAGTAAAGGTATCAGTCGACGCAGCTATATTTGAAGACCGGGAAGAAGTGGGATTGGGAATGGTTGCTAGAGATTCTACAGGACAACTCTCGTTAGCTCGAACAAATCTCCATCAGGGTGTAGTTTCTCCAGAAGTAGCAGAAGCAATGGCTATTAAGGAAGCACTCAGTTGGATTAAACAGGAAAGGTGGCCGCATGTGGTGCTAGAATCAGACTGCCTGGTAGTGATTCAAGCTATCAGAAGTAAAGCCCCTATGCGTTCTCCGTTTGGAGTTCTTATTGAGCATTGTCGACAAAGTATTTGTCATATGAACAACATAGAATTGTATTTTATTAAGTGA